Genomic segment of Neofelis nebulosa isolate mNeoNeb1 chromosome 17, mNeoNeb1.pri, whole genome shotgun sequence:
CGGGTAACTACCGCTGCGAGTTGGGCACTGAGCGATCCGGCCCAGCCACGGTCATCCATTTTGAAGTCACAGGTCAGAGCTGGTGGTCGGCAGACGTATGGGACTCAGGGTCCTGGGTTTGGGGGGCAGTCAGCTTCAGCCAGCGACCTGGGGGGGCCTAACTGTCTGTCGGGGTGTGGTTTCAGGCCAAGGGGGTGTGGCTTCCTGCCCAGAGAGAGGTGAGCCACCTCTCACAGTGGCCTGGCTTCAGGCAGTGAGGGGCGTGCTTATCTCCTGGGAGGCccgggtcctggggaagggtggCGTGGACAGAGCTTGCCTGGGCCACGACCGGCCCTCCCAGgactgctccttctctctcctctgtcagtGTTGCCCAAAAGAGTCATCGAGGAGATCCCGAAATCAAACCCCGGGACCCAGTATCAGCGGTTTCGATCCCTCAAGCCGACAGAGTGTCTGAATCCCAAGGACGCGCTCAGAGGCTTTCTGTTCGAGATGCTGATCTGGGGCTTTGTGTTTCTGATCATCGGCTTTGCCGCCTCGTGAGCCGCCTCCCGGAGAAGGCAGGGCTTGGGGCGAGGGGCGGGGTCTCCAACGTCCTAACGTAGGAGGAGGTGTTAGGGGGAGGGGCTTAGAAAAGAGGGGCGTGCTTACCCAGGGCGGCGAAGCTTGGGTCATAGAAAAGGATCAGATctagggaggctgggaggggtgtCCCTCGCTCAGGACCTAATCAGCTTACACGATTGcaccccacccttccccagcGTCCTTTGCTTTAGGTCTGGGACCCTGATCGATTCCGTCAAGTCCTGGGTCCGTACCGACAAGGCAGCAGCCCCAGAGGACCAGGGTCCACAAAGTCCGCTGTCACAGACCCAGCTATCACAGAGCCAGGTGTCACAGACCCAGCTTCCCAAGGTACCgaaagaagaaaaaggccacAGCACCGAGGCTTAAATAAAGATTTATCTGGTTGCCCAAATATCGGATTCATTTTCTCCGGTCAGATTCTCAGTTTTGGCTTCCCGAGAGGAGAGCTCTCGGGCGGGTCTCCTGTCCTAGAAGGATAGACTGGGAACCCGGGTCCCTTCGGCGTGGCAGGACCACCTGGCTGAGATGCACTTCCAGAATCAAGGAGTGATTCCCGAATCAAGGGCCAGCCCTACCCAGATCTCCTCTCCCAGGCCCGACCCCTCACATGACAACCCGTCCACACTCTTCCAGTGGGTTTCCACTGCCTTTTCCTGTCCCCCAGCCAGTGttgggagccggggcagaggcaAAGGCTGAATAGGAACAGTGGGGTCTGAACTAACCAGGCCGACGGAGCCAGGGCGCCGGGTGCTGTTGGGACCTGAAGCAGGGACCCAGGGGTCCACACGCCTCCTCCATCAGACCGAAGAGCAAGTCCCCAGCCATCTTCCACGCCAGTTCCCAGGAGTTAAGCTCCCATCTTTCTCCTCCACCGAGACTCTTTAGTctgaccccaccccctccaccccaacGCGACCACACGGGGGCCTCATCTGGGAGGAACCAGAAAAATGTTCTAGTAGAGAGAGGGCGGAGGGCGTTATCCTGGAACTATAGGCGGAGTCTCCCTTTGTTGCCGTCCAATCAGACTCAGAGTTGGGTTTGTGGGCGGGGCCAAGGACACTCCTGGATTGTCTCTAGGTAAGTCGGGGGCCTGTGTGGAAAGCTAGAAGGGAAACGCTGTGGGATTTCCTTGCACATGGAGGCGATCTTCAGGTCTGACTCCAGTCATAAAGCTCTCTGCATCACGTGAGCCACCTCACCTTCGCTCCAACGACATCCTTAATTTCAGTCGTGGCGTAACAGAGTGGAAGGACGTGGCCGGCTCGTCCCTCTGAATGCCCTCAGCCTGGATTCCCCTCTTCAGCAAACCCTAGTTGTATTCGAGGGTCAACGGACAAGTTCAAGGTCGGGCAGCGGCTGCTCAGTGTGCATCGGGACTCCGGACTCCTCGGTTTCCTAACCGAGAAGTGGGAGACCTACAAATTGGGGGTCTTAGTCTCCGGGAAGGGGTTCTTTCCCCTTAGCGATCACTTCCTCCTCCGTGTGGGGTGGGCGGAACCTCCCCATAAAGTCCAGATAGTCCTGGTGGGTTCTGCTGGGGCTGAGCGCCCTGGGGAAATGGGTCCCCAAGTTGCCCTCCTGGTGGCGGCGCTAGCCGGCTGCCTGCTTCCTGCCCGGAGCTGTGTCACGTGTGATCGAAGGGTCGTGGCCGCGCTGGACTCCTTCGATAAGGAATACCTGCCTACCCACCTGGCGCCCGAGCGTCACAGAGAAGTGATGAGAACGATAAAAGCAACCGTGGGGAATTTCACCAAACTGCCAAATTTACAGCGTTCCTTTATCGGGGTTATCGGTGAGGGCAGGGTAGAGCGTGGGAACCCTGGGTCATGGGAAACGAGGGGTCTAGTCCTAGGATTGctaggggcggggtgggggggggacgggaGGGAAGAGCTGAAGGCAGAGTCTACTGGGTTCAGGCATGGGGAAGGCTGGGATGCAGAATTCAGGCCTTGCCAAGGCTAGGAATACACTTTCCCTACGCCTTGCCTTGCCGTTTTGGATAAAAACTACAACTCCCAGCAGGCAACGGGCGGGCAATCGCTTTACAGCCCCATCCTTGCCCAGTGGCCACATGGGTATTGTAGTTTGTAACGCTAGCTGAGCCAAGAGAGCTTAAGGTTTGGAATCTGAggttctgtctcccctccccgcATCCCCTGTGTCCCTCCAGATGAAGCCACAATGGAAACGTCAGTCTTGAGTTTTCTGAGGAGTGTGAAATATATCACAAACCGTGGTTTAAGAGGTAAATGCacacagatgggggaggggggggggagaagctCCAGAATCTTTGGCTCTGGAGTCAAACTGCCTAGCTTCAAATACCTGCCCAGTCATCccctagctgtgtggctttgcgGGAAGTTTTCCACCTCTAAAATGGATCATAACGGTGCCTGGACACCGGCTCTCGCTTAGCTCAGTGGCCGGCATGGTTAAGTGGTCATTCAATTTCATTGTCGCTCCCTGAGAAGTCCCCAACGGGAATTGGCATGCCCTTCAGACAGAGGAAACTTCCTGTACCTCACTCCTGGGGTGGGGAGCGGAGGGGAAGCACTTTACGTCACCCTGCTGCTTTCCAGATGACACTTTAGAGAAGGAGTTCTCTGAGATGTTGACTCgggaaaaagaaagttttcagaGCTACGTCGTTCGGTTCCAAAGAGAGGGTGAGGGAATATGGGTTCTGTACGGGACCACAGCCCCTTCCTCCACCAGTCCCAGGGTCTATGTCCCCAGCCCCTGCTTTCTATGTCCATCCCCTTACCTCTCCCGACCGCGCCCTCCCTTGGACCCAGAGCTCCAGGCACCCgggtccttcctccctccaaccCAAGAGCCCAAACCCCCACCtattccttctccccctctctcatgTCCTTTAGCTTAGAAATCTGATAccgttatttttttcttccttctgaggcAGATTTCTGTCCCAACAAATGTGGTGAGTCCAGATTATGGAAGATGGTTTTTTTATCCTTCATCCTTGCCCCGTGAATACCCAGCCTTTCTCCTCCTGCTTTGGGTCTCGATGGTTCTTCCTTCCCCACGTCTGAGAGGTTCCTGGTCCCCAGTAGTCCTTCTGCACAGCAGACTCCTGGGCAACGGGTCCTATTCCAtgtgggctcctcactgagcccGGTTAGATCCCTCTTCAGGCAGGTCTGCCTTCTAGCCCCGCCCCTTGGGTTGACCTCTCGGGATTGGGCGCCTGATCCCTCCCCAGCCCTTGACCCTGCCCTCTACTGTTAGTCTCCTCTGTTAGGATAAATAGAGCCTTGATCTCTCCCCTCAGGTACGATGTTGCAACTTCTGCTCTGGTGCCACATATGCAGAAAGCACCTTTACCTTTGTCGAAAGTCCACAGATTGCGGAGGTGAGAGGCTGGGGCCCACGGGAGGGGTTGGCGTAGGAGAGGCAGAGCCGGAGGAGAGAGGGAGTCTTGACAGGGCGGAGACTGAAGCCTGCCTGTTAGCAAAGAAGGGCCTGGACCCAGTGGGAGGGAGTTGATGGAGGGCCTGGAACCATGAGGAAGCACCCACCCCACCATAACCTTTGTCCCCAGTGCGCCAAATCAACGTCCACGAAAAGGAAGACTTGGTCCTGGACTGTGAGCTCAACTGGCATAAATTATCTGAAGGCCTGACCAACTACAGCTTTTACAGGGTGGGACTTTCAACCCCAAGTCCATTAGGCTTGTGTGAGCGCCGACCCCTGTATCCACAAGCTTGTTCCCACAATCCCCATGACCCATGACCTACCAAGTTTGCCTTCTACGGATCCCCGGGGACCCCATGCCCTTACCAGTACACCCTGGATTCCCATCTTCCCCACTGAGATCCCGTGATGATCTCACCTCTGTTCTCCCTAAGGCCTGAATTCTCCAGGCCTCTGTGCTCTCTTGAACTTGGGTCTAGGTTTGGGGGAGCAATTCTGAGACCTTGGTGTACAAGGGGAAACGACCCACCCTGACCAAGCCCCTCGTGGGGCCAGAGGATGCGGGTGACTACCGCTGCGAGTTGGGCACTGAGCGACATGGCCCATCCACGATCATCCATTTTGAAGTCACAGGTCAGTGCTGGGGAGTCGACAGAAGTGTGGGGTTCAGTTTCGTGGGTTTGGGGTATAGCCATCTTCAGGGCGTGGCCTGCGGGTTAAAACTTCCCTGTGGGATGTGGATTCCGGCCAAGGGGGTGTGGCTTCCTGTCCTGGGCGTGGCCACTGCTCACCTGGACCATGCTTCCTGCAGTTAGGGTCCTGGTTATCTCCTGGAAGGCCTGGGTTTGGGGAAGGTTGGCGTGGAGATAGCTTGCCTGGGCCACGAAGGGCCCTTGGGACCCTCTCAGGtctgttctttccctttcttctgtcaGTGTTGCCTCAAAGAATCATTGTGGAGACAACGTCCAAGTCTTCAACCTTTGTAACCCAGCCTTCAATGTTTGTAACCCAGTCATCAACCAGTGGAACCCTGGCTGAGATCTGGCATGACCTGTCCCTAACTCTCGGGAGGGCAGAGTACCCGAAGTCGGAGAATAGGCTGAGAGGCCGTCTCATAGGGCTGCTGATCTGGGGGTTTGTGGTGCTGATCATCGGCATTCTCACCGCGTGAGTCGCCCACGGAAGAAGTCAGGGCTTGGAGCAAGGGGCGGGATGTCCACCCTCCAAATGGAAGAGGTTGTTCtcttggggatggggtggggcttACCTCTGCCGACTAAGTTGGGGTCATTGCGAGAATAAGATCCAATAtagggaggctgggaggagtgTCCCTCACTCAGGACCTAATCTGGTTCTGCTATttgcaccccaccctcccccagcgTCCTTTGCTTTCGGCCTGGGAAGGTGATCGATTCCATGAATACCTGGTTCTCCGCTGACAGGGCGGGTCTTCCATCGGGCTAGGTCCCAAAGAGTCAGCCTTCACAGGAGCAGGTTCCGAAGGTACCGAAGGAAAAAGCCACAGTACCGTGGCACAAATAAAGATTTATCTGGTTGTCTAAATGCCAGACTCATTTCCTTTGCTCTGATCCTCACTCTTGGTTTCTGAGAGAACTCTGGGGCTGGTCTCCTGTCCTAGAAGGAGAGCCTGGGAACATGCGTCCCTTCATCATGACAGGGCCACCTGGCTGAGATGTAATTCTGGAATCAAGGAGTGGGGAAGGACCAGCCCTACCCAGATCTCCTCCCTCAGGCCCGTCCTCTCACAGGATACCCCCTCCCAGCTCTTCCTGCCAGGTTTGCTCTTGTCTTTTCTGGATCCCCAGCCAGTACTGGGAGCCTGGGCAGAGGCAAAGGCTGAAGGGGAACAGCGGGGCCAGGAAGCAACCAGGACCAACAGAGCCAGGGCCCTGGGGTGATGTTGGGACCTGAAGCAGGGTAAGAACCAAGGACCCTGAAGTCCagacccctcctccctcagacttagtgttgagggagcataaggcaggctgagagCAACATAGAAGCtagcactccccaccccctggtGGGATATAGGTGAccttcctcaggcactcctgaggtactttgtcttttcttcctttactctcaTTTTAGGGGCTTTTCGCGAAGTATGGTCTTACTGGAACCCTTTTCATGTGGATTGCTCAGGCTGCAATCCTCTAGCCCGTGTCTACTCTATGGGGAGGAGAAATCCTGTCTTTTGGCTGGATATTACTACCCTGGGTGGGGTGGTAATGAGACCCAGAAACTTGGTGCCCTCTCTTTACTCCTGTCTTCAGGCAAAGTTGTCTGTCTTGTGCATGGGACAGCCACCTGTCCAAGTAGCCAAGTGGACTAACACGGCTGCGAATCTTATGATTCCCGTGTGAGGTATCTTCCTCATTGGTCCAAGGTGATCCCCTCCACATTTCTGGTCTAGCTGCTTCTAGCCTCGGAACCTCCCACGGAGAGCTGGCGAAACCACTACTCGATTGAAAGAACATTGAACCGGGGACCGTTTCTTAGGGAAGTTGGCTGTGAAGACCTTACGTGTTGGAATGTCACTTAGATCATGGTGGACTTCTGTCTTTACTGTTTTCAATCAGTGTCCTCTACTAACTGCTACTCATTCCCCCTTGCAAaacttttccagtgttttccacgGGCTCTAAATGACAGTTGACTGTCCTTCTCAGCAAGGCAAATTTGGTCCATAGGTCAGACACCCATCTGTAGTCTGGGGGAAGCGAAGGGATGCTAACATCCCTCTTTTAGGAGCCCTTAAGCGGCTGGTCGGTGGTCACAGCGATTTCGTTTGAGGGTTGTGTCGGGTCGCTTTGGCACCGGGAACCTCTGACGTTTCCTGTGCCTGGGACACCACCAGGGAGCCAGGGGGTGGGGCGGTTGTCAGGATAATAGAGGCTTTCTCTCTAGGAGAAGCATGGGagctcctcctctgtctccaagGAGTCTCCCCTGGGATGTCTTTTAACCCACTGGAAAAAATTTGGATTGCAAAATTTATGAAAGGATTGATCTCCTGTAATATTGCATGGCGTCCGTAGGATCTAGCAGTTAGATCTCTTCTGCAGTAAACAGGGCAAATGGACAGAGGTACCCTAGGTCCAGGCCTTCACAGCTCTAAATCACAACCCAGACCCAAAGGCCTCTTGCAGAATGTGTTTGCCAAAGTGTATTTGGCTGGTAAACTCCCTCCTGACATATTGGATGTCTAAATAGGCCTCCTCTAAGTGAATCCAGGCTGTTGGAGGAAACACAGGCCATTTCCAACCAAGGGGACgctgactctttctctctgttcctcctcctaacTGGTGTGAaggcttctccctcattcatttcctgggttaACGGCTACAATTGGAGGTAATTGTGATTAGTCTCCCTCCGGTCTGGGACTTTACAGAATATTCCCCAGCAGCTGCCGAAACTCCATTCATTTTAGGGAAATTCCCTATCTTCTCCAGCCTGACACGGACCGCCTAATTCTTCTTTGATGGAAAAAACATGCCATCTGCCCATCTGTTCAAGTTGACAGGCTTTAGTACCAGgagacccctctctctctgctctctgggcTTTTATCTACCTTTAGGCTTCTTGGCCAAACCTCACCCCTTCAGTCTtatccccctcctcctgtttctgcaccaccttgggTGAGACCTACACAACTGTCTTCTATATCATCCTCAGTGCCTCAGGCACCATCGGCTCCTCCCTCAAGGTCAAGGAGCAAAGAGCACCCCCTTGGACCGCCCACTTCAGGTGCAAAGAGCACCCCCTTGGACCGCCCACTTCAGGTTTCCCCACCAGTGTCCCaagtttaaaaaattgacaatgggGAACATATTATCCTGTAAGTGGATACAGGTGGAACttattttaaactaatttaagtttgttgatttaatttaattaagaTATACATGTCTTTAgggttatcagcattaaatatgaaacttattcTGTCTAGGTTTATTAAAGGTCAAGTAAGCTCATGTTGGGGGCGTCTGAATGcttcactcagttgagtgtccgactttggctcacgtcatgatctcacggttcgtgggttcgagccccatgtggggctctgtgttgacagcttggagcctggagcctgtgtgtccctctctctctgcccctcccctgttcatgctctctctttctctctctcaaaataaatgaacattataaaaaaagtacactggtataaggttgaaattctgcttttctctctgttcaaagtcaaagttttcttggattgttggtCTGCCCTTGATAAGAAAATGCAAAGAGttttttctctttgggaaaaaaCCAAAGCTTTAGGGTTCCTCTTTCATCAAGTCTTTaattacttagttaaaacttctcagtgtaggggcacctggatggcgcagtcggttaagcgtccgacttcagccaggtcacgatctcgcggtccgtgagttcgagccccgcgtcaggctctgggctgatggctcggagcctggaggctgtttccgattctgtgtctccctctctctctgcccctcccccgttcatgctctgtctctctctgtcccaaaaataaaataaaaaacgttgaaaaaaaaaattaaaaaaaaaaaaaaaacaaaacttctcagTGTTAAAGGAGCTAAGTTTTGCTAACAATGTATAACCTTACATGTTTGCCTTTGGGATCTCTTGTTGCCATcctggttaaataaataatgtaaagttTGACgatttgtaatgatctgtaatcctatttaggatgtgCTTTGTAGCTTACTGAGGTTTTAGCAAACTTTCCCGCATTTAAATcataaatgaagtcttttttttttttttttttttttttaccaattagGCATTTTCTGGCATATTAAGTTACTCTGGAACCACTTTCCAACAAATAATGGTATTGCATGGGTAAATGCTAGAACCGttcaaatatatatgtgattCCTAAACTTTTAATGTTCTGGTATAGGGTTTTCCTTTGGTACTCTATCAAAGTATTATGTGTCTTTGAACACTGGATGACCTTGCTAActgcatcataatgaactctcatatCATATGCTGAACATGTTCATTTCtgacattttatcatttatagTTGTGGTTCTGATactcatcttcaaggagattaataaaaaggatttttagGACAAAGAGAGATATTTGACATCTCCAAGATGAATACTTAAATGGGTGAGAAGCTGCCTTCAAACTGGACAAGAATTAGGAACAATGGACTAAATGAAGTGAGGAAGAGGTTCGAGTTTTGTGACTCTTGTTGGACATATTGCCGGTCCtttaatgtttgctcttccagatgAAGAGAACTTTCTCTTAAGGTACCTATGACAAAGGGAAATGTGATAGAGTATTCATTTGTGTACACACTGAAGCATTTAACTTTTCTACCTAAACCCTCTACAATTCAAAGACTCTCAGTGAGTATCTGTTCACAACAATTAGAAtcatttgcataagttcaataagagtCTGTTCTGCTTGCAACAGGATGCCATTGGAAATACGGtgattttaccaaggctttgaccgGGATGTCCTGTTTGAGAGACATGAGTAGACTCAGACATGACCACACAGCTCTAAGAAACTAAGGTTGGCTTTATGAAACAGGGAGCCACAAAGCCctttggaaatgttggcctgaaaccttgcttacagagttcccagcagccttaccagtTGCGTAAAacatgtcacttcctggcaggtgtaggaacctcaggatatcttggggacctcgtgaagaggaattcacccaattcCACAGGTATTGCAGCCGTGTCTGATGGCAACtgcttggcttggcttctggcctgtaGAGGCTAGTAAAAGTTCAATCTAGAGATTCCCTATAAAaggttccagcaaagcaaactttaaaagatccttATACTCGatcgctattcttgctgagcttatctGAATAATTAGGCCAAGTTTATCAAACTAGATGTGTTTTACAAGTGAATTAGGCTggatttggctatctctggaaatgaGGGTTACTAGGGAGAAAAATTAGGTTTCAATAATAGACCTTAATGGATACTAAATTCTAGctctgattttctttaaatgtttgcctaAGCTGGACAACTTGAGGCACTTCAGAGATATTGTCACAATAGCACAGGTATGGACAATCTTTTTGCTTCTTAttctgtggggataataataggacTCAATGGGCATAGGATTATTTGAACAACGGGAAAATGGGATGGACTCCCCTAACAATCATacataaaaaaagacttttctcgCTGTAAACCTATCAGTAGATAAAGACTATAGAGCTTTATGAAATTATTCACCTGAATCTAACGTATCCTTCCTAAACCTGACCCGGTGATTACTAGAAACTCACACCATATAAACCCAGGAGGCCTTGTTTATTTAGAGGATTAAAAGTCTAATACAGCAGGGGATTTAACTCCAAAATAAAAGTGCCCCCAACGAGTCATATTATATACTCCCACTGCAGTACAGTTAGAGGGGAACTCTTCATGAGCCCCTGTATCTAAATAAAACCCGTACCCCCTTTACAGGAAGTCAATGAACAAACTAATGTGCCTTCGTCTTCCTGTGAACCTGTGCAAGACCTCAAACCTGTCTTATGATGGTTGAGCCTTTcctttctcattctcctttccccaaTTTATACTAACGATTCCTTTGCACCGTGGGCACAGCATTAGTGCTGAACTCCAAAGTCAGACAGCTTGCTGGATACATAGAGTTTTGCCCATGTCAAGCACATCTGGGTTACCATGGTGGGTCTCCCCTTTACAAGGTATTGGTTGGCACTCTGTAGGTACTTGGATTTCAAGAATAGCATAGAAAGATACGATGTTTCAAAAGAAGTCTATCACTAATCAAAATGTTCCTTTCTGGTCCAGGAGCGATGTCTTGGAATTTACCAGGACATAACTGGACTTTTTCATATCCTCAACCTGTGAAGGTAGTAGCTGATTTTACAAACCCACAAGGTAATACCCACCAACGAGGGCTTAAGATACAAATCCCCACTTATCAGCATACTGTGGATGGCATATATCAAATTTGGGATGCCTATTTATGGCTCACGCTCACCATTGGATCGCTCAGTCACAAAGGGCAATTTTAAGCAGGGAACAAAGAAATGATACATATGATATGTAGTGCTTACCTATGGCCCTGGCTTTCCCcaagatggatagatagatcaCTGCACCTTAGAATTTGCCTGGATTCATGGGCGCATTACTAAAACCATCGCTGCCCCAGCTGACCTTCCAGATTTCAAACGAAAGTGGGCAGGACCTGTTTCCGCTGTCACGAGCACTTGGCATCCATTTTTGTTCCATGCGTAGGGTTAAAAAGTGTCATTTGGCATGTGAAAGCCCTCGATAACTAGACCGTAGGGGCATTCAATAACTCACCAAACAGCATCTGCTTACTCAACACTGAAGTCGCGCAGACGCGCAACACAGCTCTGTGAAATAGAATGGCGTTAGATGTTTTAGCTGCTGCACACGGCGGAAGTTGTGCTCTCATAAAGACAATGCTGTGTATTATTCCAGATGACCACCAATGTATTTCTGGGTTTCTACCTAACATGAGTGCTCAAATGGGCGCTTTAAACAATccctttcttggggcacctgggtgccccagtcgACTGAGCATTCGAccccggctcgggtcatgatctcacggcttgtgggttcgagccccacctcgggctctgtgctgacagctcagagcctggagcccgcttcggattctgtgtctccctctctcgctgcccctcccccactcacacgctctttccctctctctctcttgctctaaaaaataattaaaacaaacaaacaaaacccaatgaCTCCCTTTCCTTTAGCGATTGGTTAAATTCTTGCACTAGGCCATGTTTGGCAACTACCCAAGGACTTTTATTGGAGTTTCTTTCTTGTTATTCAAATTGTCTTGCTGTATCTCATCCTGGTCCCAAGACTCCATCACTGCACTGACTTCAAGCCAACAGACAATCCTTTCTACACAAGGAGGTTCCTGTATGTTGTCCACGTTGGATTCAGCTGCCTCCATGTTGGTAACTACGCTAACAGGCCCTCAACTGATCCATATTGACCCATAGTGTAATGGCACCAAGGTCCGCACAGAGAGTCGTGACACCTAGGcgtttctttccaggaagcaaccgGATTCATCGTGCCAGCACGGCCTCAATGCGTTGGTACCCCAACAAACTGACCCGTGAGTGCGGCGGGGTATGGCCTTTTATACAATTTCTAATTCTTTGCTTTCCATACATGGTAACATACGGACGTACAGTCTGATTGGGCGGTCTATGTTACGGAGTCCTGAGGAAAGTCAGGACTATGTGCCCATAGCCGGTTGCCCTTCCTTGTCTCCTCCTTCAGGCTCTACCCTCCTACTGCCTGCTTCCTGCCCGAAGCTATATCATGTGTGATGAGAGGGACGTGTCGGCACCGGACTCCTTGGATAAAGAATACCTCCTTACCCACATGGCACCCAAACGTCACAGACAAGTGATGAAAACAATAAGAGAAACCGTGAGGAATTTCAAGGACCTGCCACATTTAAAGCCTCCATTATATGGGGCTGTCGGTGAGGGGAGCTTAGAGCCTGGGAACCCTGGGTCCTGCAAAAGGAAGGGTCTGGGGCTAGGATTGCTGCAGGAGGAGGCAGGCGTGGAGAAACGGGAAGGGCTGAGGGCAAAGTCTACCGGGTTCAGAAATGGAGAAGGCTGGGATGCAGAATCCAGGCCTTGCCAAGGCTAGGAATACACTTCCCCTATAGGCCTTACCTTGCCATTTTGGATAAAAACTACAACTCCCAGCAGGTAACGGGCGGGCAATCGCTTTACAGCCCCATCCTTGCCCAGCAGCCACATGGGTATTGTAGTTTGTAACACTAGCTGAGCCAAGAGAGCTTAAGGCTTGAAATCTGAGGTTAGAGCTCCTCTCCCCGCATCCCTTGTTCCCCTCCAGATGAGGCCACAATGAAAATGGCAGCGTCGAGTTTTCTGAGGAGTGTGAAACTTATCACAAACCGTGGTTTAAGAGGTAAATGCacacagatgggggagggggggggggagaagctcCAGAATCTTTGGCTCTGGAGTCAAACTGCCTAGCTTCAAATACCTGCCCAGTCATcccctagctgtgtggccttggaggaGGTTCTCTGCCTCTAAAATGGATCATAACGGTGCCTGGACATCAGCCCTCGCTTAGCTCAGTGGCCGGCATGGTTAAGTGGTCATTCAATTTCATTGTCGCTCCCTGAGAAGTCCCCAACGGGAATTGGCATGCCCTTCAGACAGAGGCAAACTTCCTGTATCTCactcctggggtggggagaggaagggacgCTCTCCTTGTCACGCTGCTCTTTTCCAGATGACACTTTCGTGAAGGAGTTCTCCGCGATGTTGACTCGGGAAAAGGAAACGTTTCGGCGCAATGTCGCTCGGTTTCACGGAGGTGAGGGAAGATGGGCTCCGTCAGGGACCACAGCCCCTTCCTCCACCAGTCCCAGggtctctgtccccagccccctgctTCTCTACGTCCAGCCCCTCACCTCTCCCGACCGCGCCCTCCCTTGGACCCAGAGCTCCAGGCACCCgggtccttcctccctccaaccCAAGAGCCCAAGCCCCA
This window contains:
- the LOC131499794 gene encoding izumo sperm-egg fusion protein 1-like isoform X9 — encoded protein: METSVLSFLRSVRLIRNSDVADDTFVKEFNWMLTLEKAAFRGYVTRFQREDFCPNKCGTMLQLLIWCSNCKKQLHACRKSRDCGVRQINVHETEDLILDCELDWHKLSQGLTYYSFYRVWGSNPETLVSEGKRPTLIKRLVRPEDAGNYRCELGTERSGPATVIHFEVTVLPKRVIEEIPKSNPGTQYQRFRSLKPTECLNPKDALRGFLFEMLIWGFVFLIIGFAASVLCFRSGTLIDSVKSWVRTDKAAAPEDQGPQSPLSQTQLSQSQVSQTQLPKVPKEEKGHSTEA
- the LOC131499796 gene encoding izumo sperm-egg fusion protein 1-like; this translates as MGPQVALLVAALAGCLLPARSCVTCDRRVVAALDSFDKEYLPTHLAPERHREVMRTIKATVGNFTKLPNLQRSFIGVIDEATMETSVLSFLRSVKYITNRGLRDDTLEKEFSEMLTREKESFQSYVVRFQREDFCPNKCGTMLQLLLWCHICRKHLYLCRKSTDCGVRQINVHEKEDLVLDCELNWHKLSEGLTNYSFYRVWGSNSETLVYKGKRPTLTKPLVGPEDAGDYRCELGTERHGPSTIIHFEVTVLPQRIIVETTSKSSTFVTQPSMFVTQSSTSGTLAEIWHDLSLTLGRAEYPKSENRLRGRLIGLLIWGFVVLIIGILTAVLCFRPGKVIDSMNTWFSADRAGLPSG